Genomic segment of Cyprinus carpio isolate SPL01 chromosome A13, ASM1834038v1, whole genome shotgun sequence:
acataagtGAAACATAATATAAAGGGTTGCTATTTCTTTTACATTCACTCTCAGTCTCGCTGGCAAACAAAATTACTTTAGAGTTACCTCTAAAACATGAGCTGCTGTACTATATTTTCTGCAACCAAAATTTAGTAACGTAAGTTAATAGCTCTTACCTGAAAGTTTTTCAGGGAATGTCTTGTCTTCTGAGAGCAGCTCTATATTAAGCCAGGAAaattactttcactttcatctaTACTTGAAAAGACACATGGCATTTAGGTATAAAAACCAGTGCTTTTATCAATGAAAGAATAGGTTATTAGATCAGGGAATAATAATACACAAGTCTTTGCTCTACTTCAGAagccaaacaaaaacatgcagCCAAAGTAAATGTATAACACGGTCACTCCTCGTCACGAACTACACTTCCcagaatccacacacacacacacacacacacacagagagagagacattgtGCACTTACAAGAGATAAGATTCAAGGTATCATACAGTTTATTCCATTCACAATTTTTCATCCAAGTCAATGCTCACCTGCCTTGTGTTAATCCTGCCACTGGTTCAATAAACTTAGTCTTGTTCCTGTCATTGAGCTAATATCTGACAAAAACGAGCATTAATGTTTACACATCCATTTAGTTACAAATTAACAGAAAGTGCCATTAACATAGTCCCCATGACATATGTGGACTATGTTTACgactctttttaaaaattattttaacaacttACTAGGTGTCACTTAATTAGTTTGCGtaacaaaattgtattttaataatttttttttttttaaatcctctgAATTTTTATGTACTAACCatttgtataaatacataaataaacccAAGAAGACACAGAACTTGCTGTTTTGTGAATATGCTACTTGCTCATGAAGGAAACGCATTATGCTTTGCATAACCACTTTTTTTCTCAGTAGTAGGCACAACTGTATTTACACAGATTATGGGAATCAAAAAAGTGATGTGTAATCAACTCTGTCTAGAACTGTAGTGAATCTGAAACTAAAATCTGAAGCTAGTTTCTGCACCAGAGCGCCCCAGTGCACCTATTCAGTGACGTTTCAAGGTGAATACCAGAGGCTCTATTGTGTGAACCGTGTTTACGGGAAATTGATTAGTTTGATCTTGCGGTTAAACCTGTCTGTGCAGCGCGTTTGCCAGCTGCTTGTTTTGCAGTAGTTTATGTGAAAAGTGACAGATCTGCGAGTGGCAGACTTAAGGAAATCGGATCTCAGGTGAGTGCGGGCATCAATTTACCTTGCGATGTtcacaaacatatttataaactcattttaaagtaataatagcTACGTTTGTTGGTAAACGTGTTATAATTGACTGACCTATGAACATGTTAAAAGTGTCTGACCTTCAGAATAGCCTACTCCGCTACCTTTAATCCGGGTTGCCGTGGATGTGCTAATAACAGACATTTACGCTTCAGAGAGTTTAGTGGTTAAAACTGATGtcacattactgtaatgtgtCATTGTAGCGAATTTCTTTGAGCTGTTGTCCGTGATGACACACTGAAGGAGTAATGTAATCTTGTTCAGAGAGAAACCACTGCTAGTGTTGCTTTCGGTGTTATGTATAGGAGATATTTCCATAACTCAGAAACTTCTTACAATCTGTCATTTTATAAACCGAGGTTATAGGTAATAATTTAAAGTGGGACACCATATCATATTTAGACGTTTATGATTAACTTATACAGCAATACACTTGTTTAAATGGCAGTGGAGTGCAGTGTAGAGTGTATTAACAAATGTGTAAGTTCAGTGTAATGACATGTTGGTTACTTCAGAATGGAATGACAAAATTGGAGTTTTGAAGATGAAATAAGTGGACTTTTTAATTATTGTGTAGGGCTATTTTGTagaacaaaaacactaaaaataaaaaagcacaggGAAATGTGCTTGACCACTTGACTGtattgcctgaaaaaaaaaaatctggggttTGGACAGGAGAGGGCTTTGAATTTTCTTCTTTCCAATATgcttcatttttacttttaactaTAGCCTAAAAGAAGACATCCTAAGCTTTCCATAAAAGTGTAATGTCAGGTAAATTGCAGTAAAAGTAAAATTTCCTGAAGTGTCCTACTTTCCCAGTATTCACCATATGTGAGGTTAATCTATTAAGTTTGGGACCCGTATTGTGAAATGactttactttaaattttaaattgaacACTTTAAATTGAAACAGTTATTTTGTCAGGCAGTATGAGAAAGTTAGAATTGTTATCACTCTCGTTTTTGATTGAAGATctcacattaaaaatgtacatggcATCATGATATTTATGGTATGTGAGGTGTGTGTAGCCTAATTATTATATCTGTAGTAGAAAGGCACTACACATCATGATTCATGAACTTAATATGAGTAATATGAGTGTTAATATGAGTTCAcgtctttttgtttttatgacaaCGTATGCCGTCTACACCCCTGTGAAAAAAATGCCATGTTGTCAGTAAACAAAAAACTCCCGACATCATGATGAACCTGCTGATAGATTCAACAGTTGGATTTTCACACTTGGGTGTAGTGGTCAACACCGTCAAACCTTCCACTGCGTTTTTAGTGCAATAATTCAAGATTTCTGAAAGTTGTTGATGTATTTTCTGCAGGCTTTATCTGACTGATGCATGGTCAAATGGCAGAAACTACTAAAGAAGAAGTAGATGCTGGAAATGAGGTTAATGACCCATCCGAATGGGTTGAGGATGCAACCAAGGGTTCAAAAAATGGCGAAGAACAGATGGACAGTCCAGTCAAAGAGAAGAGTCTTGGATTAAGGATGTCGTTCAGAGAAAGTTTGAAAGCGGTCAGTAAAAAGAGCCCTATTGTATTTAAAAGCAAAAGGTCGGAGAACACAGATGACCAAAGCTCAAATTCTCCATTACGACCACCGCAGTCTCCAAGTAAGTGTATAACCACTAGACATGGTGAAAAGTGTTGCTTTTTGTGACAATGACTTCTCAAATTCAGTAGTTTAAAAGCTAAAGCAGAAGTTATGGTACTTATAAAGTGTGTGAGTGTAAACAGTGCTGTTTTAACCCTGATCATAAACAACCAAGTGAACTGTTAGCCAGGAAACAGAtgctttttgttatattttataagacTTTTAATAAGCTGAATCTGCATGTTTCTCTCTTCAGGTTTGAGCAGAGGATCTCCCTCACAATCTTCATTTCAGAGTCCAAAGGCAGGAAAGGCTTCTCTTGCCAGAACTATGTCAGGTGACTGGTCTTTGCATGTCACTAGATTCACCTCTAGACAAGTGAAAAACAATGTGTGCTATCATGACAGGAAGTGTTGATAGTAAATGTTGCAAACAATACAGAAAGGTTTGTTGCTgaaatgttttgtactctttggGAGTTTAAGCTTTAGTTCATAATTCACACCTGCATTTTGATTGAACACTTTTgcatatttttcacataattatgtgaaaaatagcACACAATAGCACACTTGCTGTCATGATAGCACACATTGTTTTTCACTTGTCTAGAGGTGAATCTAGTGACATGCAAAGACCAGTCACCTGACATAGTTCTGGCAAGAGAAGCCTTTCCTGCCTTTGGACTCTGAAATGAAGATTGTGAGGAGATCCTCTGCTCAAACCTGAAGAGAGAAACATGCAGATTCAGCTTATTAAAAgtcttataaaatataacaaaaagcaTCTGTTTCTTGGCTAACAGTTCACTTGATTAGGGTTAAACCAGCACTGTTTATACTcacacacctgagaagagatgatgccaacccctcagaggacctcagatgatgctaacccagaaacaacatacagaactaccacattttgctataagtttgattgcataattgctgttaatagtgttaatcgtctgtttgtttacgtcttttattgatttcgctgaacatttctgccgtatgcacataaactgacagtcaccactgataagctactactaaatattgtagaaactttaattttctgtaaagctgctttgcaatgatttgtatcgtaaaaagcgctatacaaataaacttgaattgaattgaattgaatatgtaaaaacaaaacacaacaacacaccttacaatgtttatttctaaaattaataGAACAGTTACATGAACAAAGAATGTGTCCTCTTGACCTTTATAGCATGTTTATTATATCATTAGGGTATAAGGTATAAGGAATATAATACTGCATTAGTTTACATTAAGCTGTTAGATTATTCAgttaaatattctttttaaactATAAATGTTCATTCACTAAAAGGGTCAAATTTAGAGTAAAGTAGCTCACTGTATAActggttaagtaaaaatataaacataatacataaatcATCTCCAGTAACCGTTTGTGCTATTCTCAGATTCTGCAGTTGAAATAACAGGTTCACTGGTAAAGAGAGGGGCATCGATCAGGCAGAGCTTGGGTCTGgttactaaacaaaaaaaacaagaaccaCTTAGACCTGTCACAGAGGCCATGACTCCCTCTGAAGAGCAGACAGAGGTCGTAGATACAGTGTTGGAGCTCAGAGACACATATACTCTGCCAGAGATACCAACTACGCCTTTGTCAGGTGAGTTTGAAAGTGCATGTCCCTTTGCAGTTGACAAAGGATTTACAGTATAATATTAGATGaatgtttttgatatttgtaCTGGTTATTTTTTGTGTTACACCAATAACTTTTGGGTCATTTgctcaaattaattttactttccTAAATATCATCTTTAAAAAGTTTGCTCTTAGCAAGGGTCTTTACACAGTATGGGGCCCACATTTACCATTTTGTCTGGGTTCCTGTGAATTCAAGCTGTGAATCTTCtctgaattaaattaaaggtCATAACAAGGCAtgcaaaaaattatgttttaaaaatgcagtttaaaatggGTTTATATGGTGTATAACCATAtgtcatgctgaacaacaatccacatatacactactgctcaagTTTGGGTTAAGTAACccgacttttattcagcattaagttactcaaaagtgacatttataatgttacaaaagaatgtttctaaataaatgttcttctgaactttctattcatgctAGGAAAAAAGGTATTACAAtttctgcaaaaaatattaaatggcgTATCTGTTTTcagttataataataagtaatgttttttgagaagcaaatcatcatactagaatgaaggatcatgtgacactgaagactggcgctTTTTTTGCACACCTGTCATGAAGAGGACATGCAATGAaagttacattttgttttgtttagtgtttatCTGTAAAGGTCATCACATATGCTGACATTACCCAGACCACATCAGAAACACTTCAGTGCTAATCAGTGGTAAACAgagcatattataatatatttttggaaaacaTGAGCTCATGAGGCAGGGATCTAGACAGAAgcattctaatatatataataatgaatacaaaaagtatttagacattTGTCAAATATTTGTGTAACATTCATGACCGAAATATGTTAGTTGTTGACAAAATTGTGTTATGGTTCCAGTATCAGGACACAACTCATGTAGTCatctgtattataatattttgctttttgttctcctcttttctgttattttctgcagtaatggAGATTAACAAACTGATGGAGATGGAAGCTTTAGAGGAGGCCTACGTGAATCTGCTGTCTCTACGCCTGGAGTTTCAGAAGGAGCATCAAGCTCTGGATCAAGAAGACTATCCTATCGAACTAGTCAATAAAGAGAAAGACCTCAGTCTGCTCTATAGCACATTAAGGAACAAAATGTTTGTCATTGTACGCAACTCCAATGCTCTTCCCTCATGCAATAAAGATCTGCTGGTGTATGTAGCACACATTATCCTGGAGGAAGAGAAGAGGCAGGGAGAGCCAGGAGCGATGCAGGGATGGAGGGAAGCATGGAGGGATGCAATACTAAATGGGGTTCAAGATACACTGAAGAAAGTTCATCTGGACAGCCGTGAGCAGAACGCTGCCTGGCTGGCAGTGCATCTGGGGCTTCTGGGTAAAGTTGTGGTGGAGGATTTGGAGAGAGTGAAGACTGAGCTTCAGAGCTCATATCCAGAAGACTTTAATGTGTTTGAAACCTATGTGTCCTGCTATCACGAGGCTGTAGGAGAGCATCTAAAGAGACTTCTGGAAAAGGTGACAGAGCTGAAAGATTACTATGCTCTTCTTGAGTTCATTATTCATCGCTACCCCAGGTGAGGTTTTCCTCAGTTTAGATTACGTTTTTCTAAATACAGAAGGTCAATATAACTTAAAACACTTTTCGATATTGAATATTTTGATATTGATACACCACGTCAGTTTACATTTCAATGGCATTTGATGTCATTGACCTGGAGTTTCACTGGATTCACATTCTCATTCACATAAGCCAATCAAAAGACTGATCTACTGTGTCAATCAGAGGTTTTTCAGATGAAAGTCTTGAGCTCCAAACATCCACTTCTCAAATCGTGAAAGGTCTAGTGTTTTTAAATGACCCAAACACAGTTTTGGTTCAGTGTGATGACTAGCTCATCTTGATTTATTCCAGCCGCCTTCAATCCTTATATGGATACTCATTTGTGATCCAGTTGATGCAATTCATTCTGAAGAACTTAGTTTCACAATAATGCATAGAACCATATATTTAATGGATATCCTTTGAGAGTTGAGAGGCATGTTTATGACAGATTATGAGATTGATTATTATAGATGTGACTctacaattattttaaaggttATGATTATGGCTTTAATTATGAATTCAATTGCTGTTTCCATAGTGAGAAGGTAATGGGAAGCAGCTCTCTGCAGCCTGAGTTGAAGGAAGATCAGAGAGTGCTGACACTGGACAACGATTTCCTTAATCAGATAAAAGACAAATACTGTAGTCGCTTACAGGTAGCATAAAAGCATATTTGTCATCTGAGATAACACTAATAGTGAGATTGTACTGATAGTGTGATGTCAGATGAGAACTGAGAGTTTCTGAATTCAGTGTAATCTGTGCTCTTAACAGGCTGACATGAAAACATCACTCAACAGAATTATTGAGCTGGAGAATGAGGAAATgtggaaagaaaagagaaaaccaGTGATTGATGAGGGAATCTACAGCTCACACATTGACATGGACATCTGGACTGTAAGACTTTCATAATTAGCTCAACTTAACTCAGTTTTACATGGAAATAAAATGAGTGTAAAAGCAAAGTCCATTGATTTCCAATTTATACTGCCACAAACTCACGAGAGCATTTGTTTACCAATAGAGGGCAGTATTGGACATGTATTTTAACTTACTTATAGTGGTCCCAAAACCTATGCTGTTCTCACATGCTATTAGAAATTTTCTGCTTTCCATTTatgaagttgcaattatgagtttgTTATGTTCAAGTGCTTTGCTGTCAGAATAAATAGGAATCATGCAGGAAACCAGGTTCATTCTAGCCTACTTCTTGGGGAATTCTTATTAAAGCCTACATGTACTGAAGATAtggattttgattttgaataaaatgtagtGTCTCATTCGTTTACAACTTAATAACCATTGCTCGCACTGTGCATATTTTTACCATGATATCTAGATAGTCATCTTGCTGATGATTCTGaagtttcagtcaaataaatAGAATAGATTATGCATCAAATGATTATTTATGTACctatacataaacatacatgaCTTTAACAGCTATAGAGAAAGCAAAGCAGATGTTATAGATAAAACTAATAGTCCAATTTCTGATTAGGAAACTCATATTTATGATAATTCTCACATGGAGGCAGAATTAAGCCACTGTAATGCTGTAATGTAGTGTCATTGAATTAGATTTCAAACTaagtgccatttatttattttttaaaaaattatttttttccattttcaagtACATAATTCAAACAAAGAAGTTTGttctgttttaaatgataaaaatctgTATACTAATGaatacaaaaagtatttagacatttgtaaaatatttgtgtaatatgtTCATACCAATGCATCATTCGTATGCAGATGCCGCTTGGTTTTAATATCTAATTTGATGACATTTAGGCATTTGTAAGTGGCTTAAGTGCCCAAATCTTTTCGAGGacactgtaattaaaaaacaGCGCAAGGGgacaaaacacatttatgttgttttctttCCCAGAATATTAAAGGGCATGTACAAGGATCCAGAAGAATCGATGTGAACCTTGAGCAGAAGGTTGTGCGCTCCTGTTTGGAGGAACTGAAGACCTTTCCAAAACGGTTTGTGATAAATAACTACAGTAACATGCTAAGTGGAAGTCAGTTTTGTAAATCTACAGCTCTTAAAGCTTCTGTAGTCTATATTTTATGTACAGAGGACAACTATTCAGGTTTCCTTCACTTAACAGCTGTTATATCTTTATGTGCTAATTTTACGGTTATTATAGTAAATCAGATTGGCATATCATTTCAAAGTTTCTTTTTGCCaatctatacaaataaaacaccTTTCCCTTTGATCAAAACCACATCCCATAAAACACATAAAGtcatctgtttatttttagttttattgcatAGAATTTTggcagtatttaattatttttgtttgcttgttttatttctcTGTATGACTGATTGTGGTTATTTGTAGGTTTGAGTCAGCGTTTGTTGAGTGGAGCAGTCCTCTGTCAAACTCCCCTCTCTGGGCAGAGTATCACATCAGCTACATCAACAGCTTTAGTGCCCTGAAGTAAGTCATTTACACAACACTGGCCAAAAGTTATTTTTGTCAAGTGTTTGGGAGGAGCAGAAATAATACATAGCTAGCCGCATTAGTCTAGTTCCATTATTTCACAAGCACCCATTCAGAAAGAATTTGTGTTTACAAAGCCAGGAGGTCTTTAATAGACAGAGAAAAGCTATTTGTTACCATTCACATTTATATCAATGGAAGAATTTTCATTTGATCTTCTAATCTTTTGTCATAATCACTCAGTTCAGGTACCAGCTGTTTTTGAGCATGTCATTTTAAATGCCatgaataaaaaacatgcaaaaataacaatCAGTCATGTGATTTCTAGGAATTTGTGCTATATATAGGCAGTCAGGCAGTTGGCAGGGGAAGTCCTTGACACTGGGGAATGCCAGAATGATGGAAACCACTGGATGTGTCTCCACATATTATGATGAGAGACAAGTAAACAGCCAACTGAACAAacagaacacacaaacatgctGAAATGAGTGCTGTGCCTGCCTGTGATGAGACtgtgaataaagaaataaataaaataaataatagtcgAATTTGGTTAGGTTAAAACAGAAAGCGATTCGGCGCGTTTTTGAAATGCAGCTATGACAGTTGCATTCGCATCTCACACAAGAGATGAATAGAAAGCCATATAAAGTTAACAGAAGTTCAACTTTTAGAAAACATGTCTTGAGAATTTGTGGGGGTTTTATTCCACTCCACTGCCTCTCATTTGTTATTAAATGCAATTGTGTGATCGGCGCTTTGTCTATTTGTATAAAGCTGCATAAATACAATGATGCCGTTTTGTTCATAACTGTTTATGCAATTTACAAAATCATATTCGATTCATAAATCCAATTAGTTTAGACGGTATGCACTTTTTTAGACAGTTGTTATTACATTGCATtgaataaacaatttaatgaGGAGCATTATTTTGCTCATTGCGCCCTTCTGTGGCCTCAGGAGACAGGCCAAATGTTTCCTTAACACTTATTTAATCTGCCTATAGAATATAAGAAAGGAGATAtttgtttcaattttattttgtgtttgactgttaaaactaaaataagttgtttttcttaataaattgggcaaattaaaatacagtggttaaatttaaacttttttttattgctctttgTTTAAgaaaggttattaaaaaaaatcaataactatTGATACCAAATGAATTATGAATCATTATATCGTGATAATTTTTTAACTATATCGCCCAACCCTAGTTCTCTTTAAAACAGCTGATACTACAGtactataatacaatataatttcaatatattttatttctccaGAGAGCACATGGAGGGCTATCGAGACACCTGCCCGATTCAACTAGGGCTGGTTCAAAATGAAATAGATGGACTGACCATCAGATTGAGTCAAGCTGTGATGGAGGACTTCAAAACTGATGTCAAGGTGTGAGCTTCTGAAATGCACACTTTTCTCATTGGTAAACAATGGCATTAGTTTGAGAGTCACACCGGACTCTCAGTGTTATGCAGATTGTAACAGGCAAACAACCCTTatgaagtatttattttaatacaaatcaaTATCATATATGTGCAGGATTCTAGAAGTAAAGAAATCACTGAAGTATAAAAACAATGTGATTATGCAACTGGAAATGGATAATTAACTGAATGTATATGTTTGATAGTGGAGTGAGTTAATATTGAGTAAAGAGCTTCTGTTTGTAGCCTTTCCTCAGGAGACAAATGACAGGGAAATGGTTTTCATTTGATGAAGACTTTTCACAGCTGATCAGCAGAACCAAGACTCTTTCTGATCAGAGCAAGTATATGACCCCAAAACTTAAACAGGTGAGAGTGCCAACCAGTTTACTTcattaatatacacatatacattaatGTAAGACTCTGCTACAGCTTGAGAGTGCCATCTCTGGCTCATGTTCTTTGCTGTATccatattttttcctgtttttccaCTGTTTATGGTTTTTTAGGCTTTTGTGAACAAAGCTCACTTTTTTGTGGTGAAGGAATATGTATCTCAGCTGATGAAGAATAACTACTCATGCAAAAACAGGAAGAATGAGACAGCTGCCACTAAGATAACAAATCAGTGGGAGGAACTGAAGGAGATTTTCCAAGATATGGTACAATCTCCATAATGCAACTCTGTACAGCTgtgcttcttcatcagaacatccTAATATATTCCTTACCATATTCTTTTCTGTAGAACTCAACCTTAGATTGGCTCCATCCAGTCGGGAACCAGCTGAGCATGATCATTGGGTGCAAAAAAAGTGAtgtaaaacaacatttacaaccATTAGTTAATAACTATCCAGACATCAGGTGAGAGTCATATCGCTTGCTGTAGATTTACAATGTCCGTTAATTTAACATTGTTcattttactctaatttaaacTTTTACCCCTTTCAGGAAGGGTCATCTTTCAGCTGTGCTGTACTTCCGGGGAATTATAAGAGGCAGGGAAAAGCATATTATACTGCAGCGGCTAGCAGAGCTGAAACAGAGAACAGAGAATACTGGGAATAGAGAGCAGGCTCTCTTTAGTGAGATTCAAGCAGCAGTTAACACAGACTGCCTGACTGGTACACCCTTCTCCTGTTTGTCCTTCATTGTACCAGACAGCTAATGCACTTCATTTGATTTGAAGTGGACAAAATCATTGCACTGTTTGAAAGAGACCATATGTCTAATTCAAAGTATGAGCAATACTAATATATTATGAGCAATAAGGAATGTTCTCATGCATAAGAGGGAGCTaaaatgtttttagtatgttGTGATCATACTTATGCCATTTGTTAATGCtattagtaaataatgataaaatactaCTAGGCCTTGGTAATGTGATATTTCTAGATGCCACATTCTAGTCAAGAAGCTTTCTCAAAAATGCATGCTGGTTTCAGTAATCCTCTACAAACAGCTATAAGCTCACATTCAAGTCATGTTAAATTGATGTCTTTCTGATTGACTTCACTCAGAAATGATtccttacagaaataaaaataagttgtaAAAGTTGAGAACCTTATCAAAACATCTTCTGCACACCACCAGAGGTCTATATAACACTGCAGTGCTTAAAATGACAGATcagatttgttatttgtttttttcttaaatatgaatctccatttataacaattattattcaaaaacGTTCATTTGGGTTTAATTTTCTGGATTTAAAACTTGGCTTATTTTTTTGACTGGGCTGATGTTGTGTCAAAAGCCCCAGATCTTTTTAAAGATGGAACAGGTTTCACTTCccaaataaatatgttttcatttgttcTCCAAGTATTAGGCTACAGATGATGAAAAGCAGTCTGCACCGCTTACCTTACAGGacgacataaaataaataaatcggtctGTGCTCATGGCTGTAACCAGGGTTTGAAAAGTAGTAAGGTCTGGGGTGGGGTTTAGAATTGTGCTTTATTATAATAACCCCTACCAAAAACAACTAATCATAatactttaaaagagacagacttgtatgttttctctgt
This window contains:
- the LOC109104063 gene encoding exocyst complex component 3-like protein 4 isoform X1 translates to MHGQMAETTKEEVDAGNEVNDPSEWVEDATKGSKNGEEQMDSPVKEKSLGLRMSFRESLKAVSKKSPIVFKSKRSENTDDQSSNSPLRPPQSPSLSRGSPSQSSFQSPKAGKASLARTMSDSAVEITGSLVKRGASIRQSLGLVTKQKKQEPLRPVTEAMTPSEEQTEVVDTVLELRDTYTLPEIPTTPLSVMEINKLMEMEALEEAYVNLLSLRLEFQKEHQALDQEDYPIELVNKEKDLSLLYSTLRNKMFVIVRNSNALPSCNKDLLVYVAHIILEEEKRQGEPGAMQGWREAWRDAILNGVQDTLKKVHLDSREQNAAWLAVHLGLLGKVVVEDLERVKTELQSSYPEDFNVFETYVSCYHEAVGEHLKRLLEKVTELKDYYALLEFIIHRYPSEKVMGSSSLQPELKEDQRVLTLDNDFLNQIKDKYCSRLQADMKTSLNRIIELENEEMWKEKRKPVIDEGIYSSHIDMDIWTNIKGHVQGSRRIDVNLEQKVVRSCLEELKTFPKRFESAFVEWSSPLSNSPLWAEYHISYINSFSALKEHMEGYRDTCPIQLGLVQNEIDGLTIRLSQAVMEDFKTDVKPFLRRQMTGKWFSFDEDFSQLISRTKTLSDQSKYMTPKLKQAFVNKAHFFVVKEYVSQLMKNNYSCKNRKNETAATKITNQWEELKEIFQDMNSTLDWLHPVGNQLSMIIGCKKSDVKQHLQPLVNNYPDIRKGHLSAVLYFRGIIRGREKHIILQRLAELKQRTENTGNREQALFSEIQAAVNTDCLTGTPFSCLSFIVPDS
- the LOC109104063 gene encoding exocyst complex component 3-like protein 4 isoform X2, producing MHGQMAETTKEEVDAGNEVNDPSEWVEDATKGSKNGEEQMDSPVKEKSLGLRMSFRESLKAVSKKSPIVFKSKRSENTDDQSSNSPLRPPQSPNSAVEITGSLVKRGASIRQSLGLVTKQKKQEPLRPVTEAMTPSEEQTEVVDTVLELRDTYTLPEIPTTPLSVMEINKLMEMEALEEAYVNLLSLRLEFQKEHQALDQEDYPIELVNKEKDLSLLYSTLRNKMFVIVRNSNALPSCNKDLLVYVAHIILEEEKRQGEPGAMQGWREAWRDAILNGVQDTLKKVHLDSREQNAAWLAVHLGLLGKVVVEDLERVKTELQSSYPEDFNVFETYVSCYHEAVGEHLKRLLEKVTELKDYYALLEFIIHRYPSEKVMGSSSLQPELKEDQRVLTLDNDFLNQIKDKYCSRLQADMKTSLNRIIELENEEMWKEKRKPVIDEGIYSSHIDMDIWTNIKGHVQGSRRIDVNLEQKVVRSCLEELKTFPKRFESAFVEWSSPLSNSPLWAEYHISYINSFSALKEHMEGYRDTCPIQLGLVQNEIDGLTIRLSQAVMEDFKTDVKPFLRRQMTGKWFSFDEDFSQLISRTKTLSDQSKYMTPKLKQAFVNKAHFFVVKEYVSQLMKNNYSCKNRKNETAATKITNQWEELKEIFQDMNSTLDWLHPVGNQLSMIIGCKKSDVKQHLQPLVNNYPDIRKGHLSAVLYFRGIIRGREKHIILQRLAELKQRTENTGNREQALFSEIQAAVNTDCLTGTPFSCLSFIVPDS